GCTCGTCGATCCTGTCACCGGGACGGCGAGCAAGCCCGGCGGGTTGTTCGCCGTGCCGTTGATCGGCGATTATCTCTGGCAGACACTCGCCGTGCCTCGGATGGCGCAGGGCCAGTTCGGCGACCTGCTGCGTCCCGAACGATTCCCCGATTGGGCCGATCGCTATCGCACGCAGACCAAATTCCGCGGCTTCGGGCACGCGCTCCTGTCCACGAGGCGCAACATCGCCGGGACGAGCATGGACTCGGTCTACCGCGCGGTCGGCGCGACAGGCGTACCGACGCTTCTCCTGTGGGGAATCGCCGACCAGACGGTGCCGTTCGAAACGAACGGCTCGGTGCGCCGCGCGATCCCCGGCGTCGAATTCCACTCGATCGAAGGCGCGGCACACCTGCCGATTCTCGAGCAGGCTCAACATACGGATTCTCTCATCCTCGCGTTTTTGGCGAAACACCCGTGAGCGACGCGCCTTCGCCGGGGTACGGGCTTGCGCCCAAAGGCTACCGCCTCCCGCCGGCGACGCATGTCGGGCGAGTGCGCATTCAGGTCGCGGACCTCGGCCGGTCCGTCGCCTATTACGAAACGGTGATCGGCCTTCGCCTGCTCGAGCGGGTGGGCGACGTGGCGCGCCTCGGCCCGCACGGCGACGACGTCACCTTGCTCGAGATTCACGAGAAGCCGGGCGTTCATTCCGTCGAGAGGCGCGGACGCATCGGTCTCTATCACTTCGCGATTCTACTGCCGAACCGTCCCGCCCTCGGCCGCTTTCTCAAGCACCTCTCCGACATCGGTGAGCGCGTGGGAATGTCGGACCACTTCGTGAGCGAAGCGATCTACCTGAGTGACCCCGACGGCATCGGCATCGAGGTGTACGCCGACCGGCCGCGCAGCGCATGGCGTCACGAGGCACGCCAACTGACGATGACCACGATTCCGCTCGATGTCGAAGATCTGATCGCCGCCGGCGGAAACGAGCCATGGACGGGCGCGCCGGCCGGCACGACGATCGGCCACATTCATTTATACGTGCGCGACATCGATCAAGCGGCGGCCTTCTATCACGACGCGCTCGGCTTCGACAAAGTTGTCTGGAATTATCCCGGCGCGCTCTTCATGTCCGCCGGCGGCTACCACCACCACCTGGGCACGAACACGTGGGCCGCGCAGTCGCCCATCGCCGCCGACGACGACGCCAAATTGATCGAGTGGGAGGTTGTCGTTCCGTTGACGAGCGACGTCGCGGACGCGGCGGCAAGCCTCGAATCGGCCGGATACCGTGTCGAGCGGAGCGGCGAGACAGCCGCCGCGCGCGACCCCTGGGGAACGCAGCTGCGTCTCGTCAGCGAAGCGCGCTGATGCCGGTAGACCGCTAGACCGGTGGGCCGGTAGACCGGAAAACCGGAGGGCGAAAGCCCGGGAAGCTACGGCACTGGAAGACCGCTCGGCACGGATGACGGCACAAGTGCGCCGAGGTTCCGGGCGGCGGGATCGGTGAGCGACTTGAGGAACGCCACGATCTGGCCCTGCTGCTCCGGCGTGAGATTCAGCGAATGCTGAAGTCGGAAGTCGAGCGTCTTGCGGACCGCGGCAAACGTGGTCGGATCGCCGTGGTAGCTCGCGCGCAACGACGCATCGAGCTGCGTCACGTCGAACCCGACGAGCGCCGAGTCGACGTTGTTGTAGTGGCTCACGACCGCTTCGAGCGTCGGGTACACGCCGTCGTGCATGTACGGCGCGCTCAGCTCGACGTTGCGCAGCGGCGAGACGCGGAAGGTGAACCGGCCGGTCTGCGGTGGACCGCCGGCGGCGACGTCCCCGCGCCCCGCGTCGAGCGGTGCCGACGGCGCGACGCCGGGGCCGATTTGCGGGACGCCCGTGTTCGCGAACGTCTGGCCGCCGAGCAGCGGACCGTTGTGGCACGACGCGCAGCCCGCGGTGCTGAAGAAGAGCAGCGCGCCGCGCTTGGCATCGGGGGAGAGCGCGTTGTCGTCGTGCGCGAGATAACGGTCGAACGGAGAGCCGGTCTTCGAGAATGAGGCGATCTCGAACGCCGCGATCGCGTTCGCCGCGTGCTCGAAGCCGAGCTGGTTCGTCGCGATGCCGGGATAGGCCGCGTTGAATTTCTGGACGTACGCCGAGACCGACAACACGCGCGCCATCGTCGCCTTCCAGATCGCCGCGAACGCGCTGTCGCCGGGGACCGCCAGTTCGTTCGCGCTGCCCAAGACGTCGCGGTCGCCGACGTTGCCGCGCATCTCCGTCCGGTTGGTCACGGGAATCATCGCTTGCGCCGCGACCATGTTCGCCACGCCGTTGGGCAGCGCGACGCCCGCGGGTGTCGTGAACTTGCCGCCCGTGCCGTTCGCGTCGGTGACGCGCCCGTCCCAGAACAAGTAGAAGGCGCCGAGCCCCACGTTGAACAGCGCGGGCGCGTTGCGCGGCGTCGTGGACCGGCCGGCGCCGAGCGTTCGCGAGGCACCCACGCCGACCGCGCCCGTGCCGACGGACAGGGAACGCGCGTCGTCCGTGCCGTTGCGTGGATCGTGACAACTGGCGCACGCGACGTCGCGGTTGCCGCTCAGGATCTTGTCGAAGAAGAGCGAGCGTCCGAGGTCGACCAGCGCCGGATCTGGCGCGGCGACCGGAAGCAGTGGAACGACGCCCCAGGGACTGATCGCCTGTCGGACCTGCTGGTCGAGCGACGGATTCGCCGGAAGCGACGTGACCGAGCCGTCGTTGCAGCCCACGACGGTCGCTGCGGCCAATCCGAGCGCGAGACGCGCGCCGATCTCGAGAGTGAGCATGCGCATCGGAATCACCTCAGCGGATCGGCAGAGAGACGGAGAACTGATGCGTCATCACCGAAACGTTCGTGAGTGACAGCGGCCCGTTCGGCGCGGCGAGGATGTTCGGACCGACCGCGTCGGCGGCGAGGAAAACACGCCCGTCGGGTACGACGCCGGGACGACCGGTGCCCGTGACGCTGCGGCCCGCGTAGCGAAGCTCGAGATCGGTGAAATGCAAACTCAGGCCCCACGTCCGCGTCCATTCGTTCCAATGCTCGTTTTGCCGCTGCGTCGTCTCGGCCACGTGGTCAGTCTGATCGAGCGTGTAATCGATCGACCGGACGCCGATGCCCAGCTGCACGCGAAGAATCTGGCGTGGGCCGGTGGCGAAGTCGTGGCCGACTCCCGCCCGCAGGACTCCATTGGAGAAGTGGAATCTGTTCTCCGTCGTCTTGCCGCCGTCCGGAATCGTGCCGCCAGACGCGGTGGGAGTGGCGCCGTGCGCCTCTCCCCACGTATGCGAGATTATCGGCTCATAGACGGCGTCGAGCCCGAACGTCAGCGGGCCTTGAACTCTCGACAGGCCGACGCCGAGATCGTAGGCCGCCGAGTGGCCCGGGTCCCACGGAATCACCGAGACTTGCGCGATCTGGTAGTCGGGGAGCTTGGGATGCGAGGCGAGATTCACGGTCGCGATCGCACCCACACGCAGCCCGGAGTCGGACACAGGCTGCGAGTAGCCGAGCTGAAGTCCCCAGGTGTTCGTCTGGTCGAGATTGTTGTCGATGCGCGCCGCGTTGGTGAACGTGCGTTGATTCGGGTCCCAGGCCTGATCGATCCACATGACGTCGTGCGTCATCGCGTACGAGCTGCGCAGCAGGACCAGCTCGGCGGTCCGATCGCCGCGATCGGCTCCTCCCCCGGCGCTCCAATCCTTCGTCACGCCGATGCGTGCGTCGAATGCGTTGCCGTGCTGCACGACGCCGGCGCTCCCGGCGTACATCAATTCGGTCCCGTCTACGTCGTGAAGTCCCGACCAGAGCACGCTTCCGGCAACCGAGATGCGCGAGCCCTCGAACGCGTGACCGAGACTGCCGAACGCGAATTGGTTCTGTCGTGACGGGTTCGGGCGCTGCACGGTCGTGGTCGTGACGACGGGAGCGACGCCCGGCGCTGTTTGCGCCGAGAGAGCGACGGGACCCGGAGGGAAAAACGCTTGCGACGAGTTGGTCGTGCTGTCGATTTCCTGCAGCGCGAGCACGAAGCCGCCAAAGGTCGAGCCCCAGCGCGCCAGGCCTCCGACCGGGAGCGTCCGCCCGCCGCCCGCGTGGTCTGACAGCGAATAGAACGTCGGTGTGCTGAAGAACGCACCGCGTCCGCTCGCCAGGCGCGACCCTTTCGCCGGATTCTTGAACGGGTCGAGCAGCGAATCGGCGAGCGCGATCGAGACGTCGCCGAGCGCCGATGCGGCCGACGGAAAGAGCCGCCACTGATCGCCGTCGGCGATGGGGAGCGTCTTGATCTGGATCAGCTGACCCGCGGCGCGGGTCGCGGCGAGCGCGAGAAGCGCGGACGCGAGAATCGCGGCGGAGCGGAGCCGGGCGAGAGAACGAGCGACCATCTCGGTGCCCTCGGTGAGGTTTCCGAGGGGCCTAACCGCGGGTCGAGTCGTTGCGTCACCGGTACCGCGACACCGCGACCGGATTCACCCGGCGATTCCGTTTGATCGATATCGCCTCGGCATTGATTCCCCCGCGGCCAACCGATCACTCAAATGGAGTTGTTATGAAGCGTGTTGTTTCGGCAGTTGTCATGCTCTTCACCGGCCTCGTCGTCTGGGGCTGCAGCGATTCGCAAACCGCACCCCGCAATCCGCAGACGCCCAGCTACTCCGTCGAGCGCGCGCAAGGCAGAAGCGCGTTCGGCTTCAACGGCACGATCGTCAACGCGACGGGCGCGATCGTTCAGCTGACCGGCGGCGGATCGTTCGATCCGGCCTCGGGGAACAACATCATCCCATCGGAGACGGACGGTCACGGAAACGGTGGTTTCAGCTGCCTGGTGACCTTCACGTCCGGTCCGCTCAACGGGTGCGCCCAAGGCGAAGGGACGCACTGGGATACCGTGCAGTTGCTCGAATCCGCCGGGTTCAAATGCGGCGGCATTCCCAACGAGAAGGGGAAGACCGCGACGACGGGTCCCGGAGTCTTCGTCGCGCACGCCGAGTTCTATCTCGCGGGTCACGGCGACGAGGCCTCATTCAACGCGGACATGTTCATCGCGGACCACGATCTCGCCGACGACATCGACGGAGTGCAGAACATCTGGATTCGAGGCGTCGGCTGCGGGACAGGTGTCATCAATTTCAACAATTGAAACAACTGAC
This region of Gemmatimonadaceae bacterium genomic DNA includes:
- a CDS encoding VOC family protein produces the protein MSDAPSPGYGLAPKGYRLPPATHVGRVRIQVADLGRSVAYYETVIGLRLLERVGDVARLGPHGDDVTLLEIHEKPGVHSVERRGRIGLYHFAILLPNRPALGRFLKHLSDIGERVGMSDHFVSEAIYLSDPDGIGIEVYADRPRSAWRHEARQLTMTTIPLDVEDLIAAGGNEPWTGAPAGTTIGHIHLYVRDIDQAAAFYHDALGFDKVVWNYPGALFMSAGGYHHHLGTNTWAAQSPIAADDDAKLIEWEVVVPLTSDVADAAASLESAGYRVERSGETAAARDPWGTQLRLVSEAR
- a CDS encoding cytochrome c peroxidase; translated protein: MRMLTLEIGARLALGLAAATVVGCNDGSVTSLPANPSLDQQVRQAISPWGVVPLLPVAAPDPALVDLGRSLFFDKILSGNRDVACASCHDPRNGTDDARSLSVGTGAVGVGASRTLGAGRSTTPRNAPALFNVGLGAFYLFWDGRVTDANGTGGKFTTPAGVALPNGVANMVAAQAMIPVTNRTEMRGNVGDRDVLGSANELAVPGDSAFAAIWKATMARVLSVSAYVQKFNAAYPGIATNQLGFEHAANAIAAFEIASFSKTGSPFDRYLAHDDNALSPDAKRGALLFFSTAGCASCHNGPLLGGQTFANTGVPQIGPGVAPSAPLDAGRGDVAAGGPPQTGRFTFRVSPLRNVELSAPYMHDGVYPTLEAVVSHYNNVDSALVGFDVTQLDASLRASYHGDPTTFAAVRKTLDFRLQHSLNLTPEQQGQIVAFLKSLTDPAARNLGALVPSSVPSGLPVP